The proteins below are encoded in one region of Aquisphaera giovannonii:
- a CDS encoding YebC/PmpR family DNA-binding transcriptional regulator: protein MGRIFEKRKETIFKTAAQKSKLYSKYGRQLYMAAKNGVPDPEVNSALRSVIERAKRDNVASHVIEKAIQKAAGTGGEDFQAARYEGFGPGGSLLIVECLTDNVTRTFSDVRGCFHRAGSKLAATGSVVISFDHLAVLSFKGDDEEKVLEAMFAADVAVEEIECEDGTVTIFAPPAEFSKAKTALLEAFPGTELEIQEIRFLPQASKSLDGEDLASFEKLLGTLNDLDDVQEVYHNVVLPS from the coding sequence ATGGGACGGATCTTCGAGAAGCGCAAAGAGACGATCTTCAAGACGGCCGCCCAGAAGTCGAAGCTCTATTCCAAGTACGGGCGGCAACTGTACATGGCCGCCAAGAACGGCGTGCCCGACCCGGAAGTCAATTCGGCCCTGCGCAGCGTCATCGAGCGGGCCAAGCGCGACAACGTCGCGAGCCACGTGATCGAGAAGGCGATCCAGAAGGCGGCCGGCACGGGCGGCGAGGATTTCCAGGCCGCGCGCTACGAGGGGTTCGGCCCCGGCGGCTCCCTGCTCATCGTCGAATGCCTGACCGACAACGTCACGCGCACCTTCTCCGACGTCCGCGGCTGCTTCCACAGGGCCGGGTCGAAACTGGCCGCGACCGGCTCCGTCGTCATCTCCTTCGACCACCTGGCCGTCCTCTCCTTCAAGGGCGACGACGAGGAGAAGGTGCTGGAGGCGATGTTCGCCGCGGACGTCGCCGTCGAGGAGATCGAATGCGAGGACGGCACCGTCACGATCTTCGCCCCCCCCGCCGAGTTCTCCAAGGCGAAGACGGCCCTCCTCGAGGCGTTCCCCGGCACCGAGCTAGAAATCCAGGAGATCCGCTTCCTCCCGCAGGCGAGCAAGAGCCTGGATGGGGAAGACCTCGCCTCGTTTGAAAAACTCCTCGGCACGCTCAACGACCTCGACGACGTGCAGGAGGTCTACCACAACGTGGTGCTCCCCAGCTGA